In the genome of Candidatus Baltobacteraceae bacterium, one region contains:
- a CDS encoding alkaline phosphatase family protein, with protein sequence MNARDALALLLALSTGACAGPDADVAAGSGGMIPARPLAIGSRGKIRHVIVVVQENRSFDNFFATFPGADGARSGATHSGAVYPLKKSTLVQIPDLCHSYKCYRWDYDQKKMDGFDTSAYFVGATGLAPYQYVDPAQIRPYWTLAQRYVLADRMFQTQGSASFTAHQDLIAGDTPVDPYADVIDVPDASAPWGCDAPAGTTTPTIGRFGAYSFGGPFPCFTYRTIRDLLDAAHVTWKYYTPSLEQRKEGGWIWNAFEAIDAVRHGPEWRTNVSSPNTNFFADITAAALPNVSWVIPDGIDSDHPGRTSDTGPSWVAQIVNAVGKSKYWDSTAIVIVWDDWGGLYDHVPPPQLGYGGLGFRVPGIIVSAYAKKGYVSHTQYEFASILKFVEDNWRLGRLNRNDRRANSIVDSFDFAQRPRPFAPITAKYTLQYFLHRPPSNVPVDDE encoded by the coding sequence GTGAACGCAAGAGACGCGCTCGCGCTCCTGCTCGCACTCTCGACCGGCGCTTGCGCCGGCCCCGATGCAGACGTCGCCGCGGGCAGCGGCGGTATGATACCGGCGAGGCCGCTCGCGATCGGCTCGCGCGGCAAGATTCGGCACGTCATCGTCGTCGTTCAAGAGAACCGCAGCTTCGACAACTTTTTCGCCACGTTTCCCGGCGCCGACGGCGCTCGAAGCGGAGCGACGCATAGCGGCGCGGTGTACCCGCTGAAAAAATCGACCCTCGTTCAAATCCCCGATTTGTGTCATTCGTACAAGTGCTACCGTTGGGACTACGACCAAAAGAAGATGGACGGATTCGACACGTCGGCGTATTTCGTCGGTGCTACGGGATTGGCGCCCTATCAGTACGTCGACCCGGCGCAGATTCGCCCGTACTGGACTTTGGCGCAACGCTACGTCCTTGCCGATCGCATGTTCCAAACGCAGGGCAGTGCCAGCTTCACCGCCCACCAGGATTTAATTGCCGGCGATACGCCGGTCGATCCGTACGCCGACGTCATCGACGTACCCGACGCCAGTGCCCCGTGGGGATGCGACGCGCCCGCCGGCACCACCACGCCGACGATCGGACGCTTCGGAGCGTATTCGTTCGGCGGTCCGTTCCCGTGCTTTACGTATCGGACGATCCGCGATCTCTTAGATGCGGCGCACGTAACGTGGAAGTATTACACGCCCTCACTCGAGCAAAGAAAAGAAGGCGGTTGGATTTGGAACGCCTTCGAGGCGATCGATGCGGTACGGCACGGGCCGGAGTGGCGCACGAACGTCTCGTCGCCGAACACGAACTTCTTCGCGGATATTACGGCCGCGGCGCTGCCGAACGTGTCCTGGGTGATCCCCGACGGAATCGACTCGGACCATCCGGGGCGGACCTCGGACACGGGACCGTCTTGGGTAGCTCAGATCGTCAACGCGGTTGGAAAGAGCAAGTACTGGGATTCGACCGCAATCGTCATCGTGTGGGACGATTGGGGTGGTCTCTACGACCACGTCCCGCCGCCGCAGCTCGGATACGGCGGCTTGGGTTTTCGCGTCCCAGGGATTATCGTCTCCGCCTATGCGAAGAAGGGCTACGTTTCGCACACCCAATACGAGTTCGCGAGCATTTTGAAGTTCGTCGAAGACAATTGGCGATTGGGTCGCCTCAATCGTAACGACCGGCGCGCCAACAGCATCGTCGACTCGTTCGACTTCGCGCAGCGGCCGCGCCCGTTCGCTCCGATAACGGCAAAATATACGCTGCAGTACTTTTTGCATCGACCGCCAAGCAATGTGCCCGTAGATGATGAATAG
- the mfd gene encoding transcription-repair coupling factor, with product MIRRISSSATFADAISRLRALAALPARKPGAYALHETIAAARPALIAALRDTAQAPLLVAVPTPDVAERAFADLLYYLGEERAAELALFRSRDEAIGAIESPSERSARMALLADLADARPRIVLAPVGALRQHLVPRAVFDELRFRLVPGAQAGWEPTQQRLYRMGYRRTDVVSAAGEYAVRGGILDVFPPTAERPLRVEFFGDAVESVRAFSIESQRSDEPVEFADLVAWTEIPRDERYRTRVLERFNGPEAVRRELAAFLTVQSDVPETWLPLAFDEPATLFDYLSPQTIVILDEPGMIATISSALDEERTREQHVLLADRDGGTPAALPMGGAQPQAERMLSEALLAEVAVPHLSLDALGDSIARHATLVFPGAIEHAASITWVPRILEAFTLECRPVEHFNRQVELFSKSAREWVAAGDTLVVVSTAVARTTDLLRAAGVERGDTVIVDHGSIDGGFAIPSLRLHVLGDREIFGAPPKRVKMRAVKEGVPVTLADLRVGDYVVHAVHGVGQYLGLRAETILGATQDYLDLKYAGSDRMLVPVTQMHQVAKYSAAEGASPRLSKMGGADWARTKTRVSESLAKIADELVHLYAERELTRGFAFGPDTAWQAEMEEAFAYEPTPDQQKAIDAAKGDMENARPMDRLVCGDVGYGKTEVAMRAAFKAVADKKQVAVLVPTTLLADQHYRTFSSRFAGFPLRVEELSRFTPKPKQKTILRDLAEGKVDIVIGTHRLLQKDVAFSDLGLIVVDEEQRFGVMHKERLKEYRASVDVLTLSATPIPRTLHMSLVGVRDLSLIQTAPKNRMSIKTVVVPSSDAVVQRAITAELDRGGQIYYLHNRIESIFAVRNALQQLVPRARIGVGHGQMGESELEPVMQSFIEGDLDILVATTIIENGIDIPNVNTMIVNDADKFGLAQLYQLRGRVGRSNHQAYCYLLYQGHKALTEEAKARLEAIREFAHLGSGLQIAMRDLEIRGAGNLLGSAQSGFIASVGFDTYCELLAEAIAQRRGMTASLEDRREAVIDVKINAFIPSDYIAQVSQKIAVYQQLAKARTQDEVEDVAAGVRDRFGAFPLPLEHLIELTKLRAIALQKRVTRVVVDDKRLTLGVGSGFSLDPTMIPKFQSLTKNRFRFAEGKILVDLPAPRDKQRTEEIWMPLLRKLLEAL from the coding sequence GATTCGAAGGATCTCGAGCAGCGCGACGTTCGCGGACGCGATCTCGCGACTGCGCGCGCTTGCGGCGCTTCCGGCGCGCAAGCCCGGCGCGTACGCGCTGCACGAAACGATTGCGGCCGCGCGCCCGGCGCTGATCGCCGCGTTGCGCGATACGGCGCAGGCACCGCTGCTCGTCGCCGTACCGACGCCCGACGTCGCCGAGCGCGCCTTCGCCGACCTTCTTTACTACCTCGGTGAGGAGCGGGCCGCGGAGCTGGCGCTTTTTCGTTCGCGCGACGAAGCGATCGGCGCGATTGAAAGCCCGTCGGAGCGCAGCGCGCGCATGGCGCTCTTGGCCGATCTCGCCGACGCACGCCCGCGCATCGTTCTCGCACCCGTCGGCGCCCTGCGCCAGCATCTCGTACCGAGAGCCGTCTTTGACGAGCTGCGGTTTCGACTGGTGCCCGGCGCGCAAGCGGGTTGGGAGCCGACGCAGCAGCGGCTGTATCGTATGGGGTATCGCCGCACCGACGTCGTTAGCGCGGCCGGCGAATACGCGGTACGCGGCGGCATCCTCGACGTCTTCCCTCCAACCGCGGAGCGGCCGCTGCGCGTCGAGTTCTTCGGCGACGCCGTCGAAAGCGTGCGCGCGTTTTCGATCGAGTCGCAGCGCAGCGACGAACCGGTCGAGTTCGCGGATCTGGTCGCGTGGACGGAGATTCCGCGCGACGAACGCTATCGCACGCGCGTTCTCGAGCGCTTCAACGGTCCCGAAGCGGTGCGCCGCGAGCTGGCCGCGTTCCTTACGGTGCAATCCGACGTGCCCGAGACGTGGCTGCCGCTGGCGTTCGACGAACCCGCGACGCTCTTCGACTATCTGTCGCCGCAAACGATCGTGATCCTCGACGAGCCCGGCATGATCGCGACGATCTCCAGCGCGCTCGACGAGGAGCGCACGCGCGAGCAGCACGTGCTCCTCGCAGACCGCGACGGGGGGACCCCAGCGGCTCTGCCGATGGGGGGCGCGCAGCCGCAGGCGGAGCGCATGTTAAGCGAAGCGTTACTGGCGGAGGTCGCCGTGCCGCACTTGTCGCTCGATGCGCTCGGCGATTCCATCGCGCGCCACGCAACGCTCGTTTTTCCCGGCGCGATCGAGCACGCGGCCTCGATAACGTGGGTACCGCGCATCCTCGAGGCGTTTACGCTCGAATGCCGCCCGGTCGAACACTTTAACCGGCAAGTCGAGCTCTTTTCCAAGAGCGCGCGCGAATGGGTCGCCGCCGGCGACACGCTGGTCGTCGTGAGCACCGCGGTAGCGCGCACGACGGATCTGCTGCGTGCGGCGGGGGTCGAACGGGGAGACACCGTGATCGTCGACCACGGCAGCATCGACGGCGGATTTGCGATACCGTCGCTGCGGCTGCACGTGCTCGGCGATCGTGAAATTTTCGGCGCGCCGCCCAAGCGCGTCAAGATGCGGGCGGTCAAGGAAGGCGTGCCGGTTACGCTCGCGGATCTGCGCGTCGGCGACTACGTCGTGCACGCGGTGCACGGCGTCGGTCAATATCTCGGCCTGCGCGCCGAGACGATTCTCGGCGCGACCCAAGATTATCTCGACCTGAAATATGCGGGCAGCGATCGGATGCTCGTTCCCGTCACGCAGATGCATCAAGTCGCCAAATACTCGGCGGCCGAAGGCGCGTCGCCCCGGCTATCCAAGATGGGCGGCGCGGATTGGGCCCGCACGAAAACGCGCGTCAGCGAATCGCTTGCCAAGATCGCCGACGAGCTCGTCCATCTCTACGCCGAGCGCGAACTCACGCGCGGCTTCGCCTTCGGCCCCGACACGGCGTGGCAGGCCGAAATGGAGGAAGCGTTTGCGTACGAGCCCACGCCCGATCAGCAGAAAGCCATCGACGCGGCCAAAGGCGATATGGAAAACGCGCGGCCGATGGATCGCCTCGTCTGCGGCGACGTCGGTTACGGCAAAACCGAAGTCGCCATGCGCGCCGCGTTCAAGGCCGTTGCCGACAAGAAGCAAGTCGCGGTGCTCGTCCCGACGACCCTGCTCGCCGACCAGCACTACCGCACGTTCTCGTCGCGCTTCGCGGGCTTTCCGCTGCGCGTCGAGGAGCTGTCGCGGTTTACTCCCAAGCCGAAGCAGAAAACGATTCTGCGCGATCTTGCCGAGGGCAAGGTGGACATCGTCATCGGCACGCATCGCCTGCTGCAAAAAGACGTCGCGTTCTCAGATCTCGGGCTCATCGTCGTCGACGAAGAGCAGCGCTTCGGCGTGATGCACAAGGAGCGCCTCAAGGAATACCGCGCCAGCGTCGACGTGCTGACCTTGTCGGCGACGCCGATCCCGCGAACGCTTCATATGTCGCTCGTGGGCGTGCGCGATTTGTCGCTGATTCAAACCGCGCCGAAAAATCGCATGTCGATCAAAACCGTCGTCGTTCCGTCCAGCGACGCGGTCGTGCAGCGCGCGATTACGGCCGAGCTCGATCGCGGCGGACAGATCTATTATTTGCACAACCGCATCGAATCGATCTTTGCGGTGCGCAACGCGCTGCAGCAGCTGGTGCCGCGCGCGCGCATCGGCGTCGGGCACGGCCAGATGGGCGAGTCGGAGCTCGAGCCCGTGATGCAGTCCTTTATCGAGGGCGATCTGGACATATTGGTCGCCACGACGATCATCGAAAACGGTATCGATATTCCCAACGTCAACACGATGATCGTCAACGATGCCGACAAGTTCGGATTGGCGCAGCTCTACCAGCTGCGCGGCCGCGTGGGCCGGTCGAACCATCAGGCGTACTGCTATCTGCTGTACCAGGGCCACAAGGCGCTCACCGAAGAGGCCAAGGCGCGGCTCGAGGCCATTCGCGAGTTCGCGCATTTGGGCTCCGGGCTGCAGATCGCGATGCGCGACCTGGAGATCCGCGGCGCCGGCAATCTCTTGGGCTCGGCGCAGTCCGGCTTCATCGCATCGGTGGGATTCGACACGTATTGCGAGCTGCTCGCGGAAGCAATCGCGCAGCGGCGCGGCATGACGGCGTCGCTGGAGGATCGGCGCGAGGCCGTCATCGACGTGAAGATCAACGCATTCATTCCCAGCGATTACATCGCGCAAGTCTCGCAAAAGATCGCGGTCTATCAACAGCTCGCCAAAGCGCGCACGCAGGACGAAGTCGAAGACGTGGCCGCCGGCGTGCGCGACCGATTCGGAGCGTTCCCGTTGCCGCTGGAGCATTTGATCGAGCTCACCAAACTGCGCGCGATCGCGCTGCAGAAACGCGTAACGCGCGTCGTCGTCGACGACAAACGCCTCACGCTCGGCGTCGGCAGCGGCTTTTCGCTCGATCCGACGATGATTCCGAAGTTTCAATCGCTGACGAAGAACCGCTTTCGTTTTGCCGAGGGGAAAATTTTAGTCGATCTTCCGGCCCCGCGCGACAAACAGCGCACCGAAGAGATTTGGATGCCGCTGCTGCGCAAGCTGCTCGAGGCGTTGTAG
- a CDS encoding NHL repeat-containing protein, translated as MMNRSNRVALAGVLFASIALAACAGRGGLPAISRSALRSIDASASNGHLYVVNGGSDKVTVYAPGGSSAVRTIGKNIRYPQALAFDARGNLYVASASGHVTVYAAGQKKLLRTVSQGMKHPVALAFDGSDNLYVANLNAGVTVYRAGSTSASRTLKHLRQPSSLAFDASGNLYVGSSDAVTVYAPARTSPLRTIKHGIVPEGFNYPRALAFDAAGNLYVANADAGSVVVYAPGGSAPVRTIRSGIIYPDALALDGAGNLYVANALGFVTVYAPGSTAVMRTIAQGVVFPVGLALDGSGNLYVASLGSVVTVYGFGSTTVSRVIASGVSYPQAVAIGP; from the coding sequence ATGATGAATAGAAGCAACCGCGTCGCTCTCGCCGGCGTTCTTTTTGCGTCGATCGCGCTGGCCGCTTGTGCCGGTCGCGGTGGTTTGCCCGCGATTTCACGTTCCGCGCTGCGCTCGATCGACGCCTCCGCTTCGAACGGCCATCTGTACGTCGTAAACGGGGGCAGCGACAAGGTTACCGTGTACGCACCCGGAGGCAGCTCGGCGGTGCGCACCATCGGGAAAAACATTCGGTATCCGCAGGCGCTGGCGTTCGACGCGCGAGGGAATCTCTACGTCGCCAGCGCGAGCGGCCACGTGACCGTTTATGCGGCGGGGCAAAAGAAGCTGCTGCGAACCGTTAGCCAGGGCATGAAGCACCCGGTGGCCCTGGCTTTCGACGGCAGCGACAACCTGTACGTCGCAAATCTGAACGCGGGCGTTACCGTTTACAGAGCCGGCAGCACGTCGGCCTCGAGGACGCTGAAGCACTTGCGTCAGCCGAGCAGCCTCGCCTTCGACGCGTCGGGCAACCTCTACGTCGGCAGCAGCGACGCGGTTACGGTCTACGCTCCCGCGCGTACGTCGCCGTTGCGCACGATCAAACATGGCATCGTGCCCGAAGGGTTCAACTATCCGCGCGCCCTAGCGTTTGACGCCGCCGGAAATCTGTACGTCGCCAATGCAGATGCCGGCAGCGTAGTCGTGTACGCTCCCGGCGGCAGCGCTCCGGTAAGGACGATTCGCTCGGGCATCATCTATCCCGATGCTCTCGCACTCGATGGAGCGGGAAATCTCTACGTTGCCAACGCTTTAGGCTTCGTCACCGTCTACGCACCGGGCAGTACGGCCGTGATGCGAACGATCGCGCAGGGCGTCGTGTTTCCCGTCGGGCTCGCGCTCGACGGCAGCGGAAACCTCTACGTCGCAAGCCTCGGCAGCGTCGTCACGGTCTATGGATTTGGCAGCACCACGGTCAGCCGCGTGATCGCTAGCGGCGTCAGTTATCCGCAAGCCGTTGCGATCGGCCCTTAA
- the mazG gene encoding nucleoside triphosphate pyrophosphohydrolase, with product MLVRIAGLGPGDPKLLTIGSLEALREIGRAVAVLAPPDLSAYLRDNGIDVVRGLVDDPALFVRGSSEEIERFADRVAQLQDGRDLGLGVLGNPLSDFAGLPPLLRTLERRSIRTEIVPGMPRATLSASIAMPLVPLPPQSAHHSWDDLIEIMARLRMGCPWDREQTHRTLVPYLIEETYEVVEAIEGDDLDALCEELGDLLLQIVFHSQLATETGKFSVADVVDALSNKMVRRHPHVFGDAVIEDVDAQWKNWEKLKSQEKTGQKRKSRLDGIPKELGALQRGQRMQEKASRVGFDWPNVYGILDKLHEEMTELAEVRRDKQDDRRVREELGDVFFTLVNLSRALGIDAEQAMREANEKFHKRFFFMEERAAADGKTLSDLSLDELEELWQLAKRLAA from the coding sequence ATGCTGGTGCGCATCGCCGGATTAGGTCCCGGAGACCCCAAGCTGTTAACGATCGGAAGCTTGGAGGCGCTTCGCGAAATCGGGCGCGCCGTCGCCGTGCTCGCACCTCCCGACTTGAGCGCGTACTTGCGCGACAACGGCATCGACGTCGTTCGCGGTCTCGTCGACGATCCGGCACTCTTCGTGCGCGGCAGCTCCGAAGAGATCGAGCGTTTCGCCGATCGCGTCGCGCAGCTCCAAGACGGACGCGACCTGGGTTTAGGCGTGCTCGGCAACCCGCTTTCCGATTTCGCCGGGTTGCCGCCCCTACTGCGTACGCTCGAACGCCGCTCGATACGGACCGAGATCGTACCCGGCATGCCCCGGGCGACGTTGTCGGCGTCGATCGCCATGCCGCTGGTACCGTTGCCGCCGCAATCCGCGCACCATTCGTGGGACGATCTCATCGAGATCATGGCGCGGCTGCGCATGGGGTGTCCCTGGGACCGCGAGCAAACGCACCGCACGCTCGTCCCGTATTTGATCGAGGAAACCTACGAGGTCGTCGAAGCGATCGAAGGCGACGACCTGGACGCACTGTGCGAGGAACTCGGCGATCTGCTCCTCCAAATCGTGTTCCATTCGCAACTCGCGACCGAAACGGGAAAGTTCAGCGTGGCCGACGTCGTCGACGCGCTCTCGAACAAAATGGTGCGGCGTCATCCGCACGTCTTCGGCGACGCCGTCATCGAAGACGTCGACGCCCAGTGGAAAAACTGGGAGAAGCTCAAATCCCAAGAAAAAACCGGACAGAAGCGCAAGAGCCGTCTGGACGGGATTCCAAAAGAGCTCGGCGCGCTGCAACGCGGACAGCGCATGCAGGAAAAGGCTTCGCGCGTTGGATTCGACTGGCCGAACGTCTACGGCATCCTCGATAAGCTGCACGAAGAGATGACCGAACTCGCCGAGGTCCGCCGGGATAAACAGGACGACCGGCGCGTGCGCGAGGAGTTGGGAGACGTTTTCTTCACGCTGGTAAACCTCTCGCGCGCGCTCGGCATCGATGCCGAACAGGCGATGCGCGAGGCCAACGAAAAGTTCCACAAGCGCTTCTTCTTCATGGAAGAGCGCGCGGCCGCCGACGGTAAGACCCTTTCCGATCTTTCACTTGACGAACTCGAGGAACTGTGGCAACTAGCGAAGAGACTGGCAGCGTAG
- a CDS encoding ATP-binding protein → MRWSFEAADAGRAYGVRRDLLTYLQSRAAQGSDLDAAALIFGELVGNVVRHAPGPIAVDIFWDNDIAVLRVIDRGPGFDWDGNARLPERYAESGRGLFIAYSVARNLRVRRIPGNGTEATAWLPVLLSEAFKAKI, encoded by the coding sequence GTGCGGTGGAGCTTTGAGGCAGCCGACGCCGGTCGGGCGTACGGCGTGCGGCGCGACTTACTGACGTATTTGCAGAGTCGAGCGGCGCAGGGCTCCGATTTAGACGCCGCCGCGCTCATTTTCGGCGAGCTGGTCGGCAACGTGGTCCGCCACGCGCCCGGACCCATTGCCGTCGATATTTTTTGGGATAACGACATAGCCGTGCTGCGCGTCATCGACCGCGGCCCCGGTTTCGATTGGGACGGCAACGCGCGGCTCCCCGAACGGTACGCCGAGTCCGGGCGCGGCCTGTTCATCGCCTATAGCGTCGCGCGTAATCTGCGCGTCCGCCGCATTCCCGGGAACGGGACGGAGGCGACGGCGTGGCTGCCGGTCCTCCTCAGCGAGGCGTTCAAGGCGAAAATATAG
- a CDS encoding PQQ-binding-like beta-propeller repeat protein, which produces MRYRACLLALLLSGCAAGSPVAQNAFGLEPNVAENAYAADDWTTFAHDDKRSGFQSSAGITAANVKSLRLKWKSSVKDAVIASPLVWDGNVVIVTLGLAKLGATVYDFRAQDGKLLWKTVLGGKAVQTPVIDPANGKLFVGNELSSPLGLAAPSFFFAIDMLTGRMLWRHRTDGIAHAAAIAVGGTVYTGSAGGDAPGCLNGGVTAFDEATGAVRWDWHVNPKVTPYGGGGVWGALAYDGTHLIFGTGNTCQSPVTTADGAVALKLDGKVAWTFVAVKQSLEDSDTGGGVLVSAHHASFINKNGTFYSLLASTGREAWTSTLNNSYGGVGGFATPSTDGSTIVVGAGTFASSEDAAMLPDRVICAIEPRGYPKEAFVGHVARVVAMNQSGTVLWSRSMQSRLVGYVAIVPGLAFAGLDQNLVALDLRTGRELWKYAAPADFGASPAIVPSGVYEADSAGNVYRFMRR; this is translated from the coding sequence GTGCGTTACCGCGCTTGCTTACTTGCTTTGCTCTTATCCGGCTGCGCCGCGGGGTCGCCCGTCGCGCAGAACGCTTTCGGCTTGGAACCAAACGTTGCGGAAAATGCATACGCTGCGGACGACTGGACGACGTTTGCTCACGACGATAAGCGCTCGGGTTTTCAGTCGAGCGCCGGCATCACCGCCGCAAACGTCAAGTCCCTGCGCCTCAAGTGGAAAAGTTCCGTCAAAGACGCGGTCATCGCGAGCCCGCTCGTATGGGATGGTAACGTCGTCATCGTCACGCTTGGCCTTGCGAAGCTCGGGGCGACCGTTTACGATTTTCGGGCACAAGACGGCAAGCTGCTGTGGAAAACGGTTCTCGGCGGCAAAGCGGTGCAAACGCCGGTCATCGATCCCGCAAATGGAAAGCTGTTCGTCGGGAACGAGCTCAGCAGTCCGCTTGGATTGGCTGCTCCTTCATTTTTCTTTGCAATCGACATGCTCACCGGAAGAATGCTGTGGCGTCACCGGACAGACGGCATCGCACACGCCGCTGCCATCGCTGTTGGCGGCACCGTGTACACGGGATCGGCGGGAGGGGATGCCCCGGGATGCCTTAACGGCGGGGTGACGGCGTTCGATGAAGCGACCGGTGCGGTCCGCTGGGACTGGCACGTTAACCCCAAAGTCACTCCATACGGAGGAGGCGGGGTTTGGGGCGCGCTCGCTTACGACGGAACGCATTTGATTTTCGGAACCGGCAATACGTGTCAGAGCCCCGTTACGACGGCCGACGGTGCCGTCGCACTGAAACTCGACGGAAAAGTCGCGTGGACGTTCGTTGCGGTGAAGCAATCCCTCGAAGATTCCGACACCGGAGGCGGCGTACTCGTATCCGCCCACCACGCGTCCTTCATCAACAAGAACGGCACGTTCTATTCGCTGCTCGCATCGACGGGGCGAGAAGCGTGGACGAGCACGCTCAACAACAGCTACGGCGGCGTCGGAGGCTTCGCCACGCCTTCCACGGACGGATCGACGATCGTCGTCGGCGCCGGAACGTTTGCATCGTCGGAAGACGCCGCGATGCTGCCGGATCGGGTCATATGCGCGATTGAACCACGCGGATATCCGAAGGAGGCTTTCGTTGGTCACGTCGCCCGCGTCGTAGCGATGAATCAAAGCGGAACCGTTCTGTGGTCTCGCAGCATGCAGAGCCGTTTGGTCGGATATGTGGCGATCGTTCCCGGCCTCGCCTTCGCCGGGCTCGATCAAAACCTCGTAGCACTCGACCTGCGAACGGGGAGAGAGCTATGGAAGTACGCGGCGCCCGCGGATTTCGGTGCCTCGCCGGCCATCGTCCCAAGCGGCGTTTACGAGGCGGACAGCGCCGGTAACGTTTACCGCTTTATGCGGCGTTAA
- a CDS encoding hotdog domain-containing protein — MSAHDAHYGGNLVDGARMLALFGDVATELLIRLDGDEGLFVAYDKVEFLAPVYAGDYIEAEGRIVKFGNTSRRMEFEARKVVAARTDVNDSAADVLDPPTVVCRASGTCVTPKDKKRR, encoded by the coding sequence ATGAGCGCGCACGACGCGCACTACGGCGGCAACCTCGTCGACGGTGCCCGCATGCTTGCGTTGTTTGGCGACGTCGCCACCGAGCTGTTGATCCGCCTAGACGGGGACGAAGGGCTGTTCGTCGCGTACGACAAGGTCGAGTTTCTCGCACCGGTCTATGCCGGCGACTATATCGAGGCCGAGGGACGCATCGTAAAATTCGGAAACACGTCGCGGCGCATGGAGTTCGAGGCGCGCAAAGTCGTCGCCGCTCGCACCGACGTTAACGACAGCGCCGCCGACGTGCTCGACCCACCCACGGTGGTCTGCCGCGCTTCCGGAACGTGCGTCACGCCCAAGGACAAAAAGCGGCGCTGA
- a CDS encoding peptidylprolyl isomerase → MFAGLALLLAASTLAACAGGGGSIATVNGQPISRADFEQKLESSSVARNVLQQMVQEALINQYAKNNNINVTDAEISQREDELKANFPSGSWDEMLKARNLTEADVKTALREQIILDKALEKDVTITPAQVKQYFDKNHAAFDKPEQVEARHILVPDLATANKIEAQLKAGKNFADLAKQYSTDPGSKDKGGDLGWFRRGQMVPAFDKVAFTLPVNAISQPVKSPFGYHIIQVEGKQPGQTGTLANSTERITEMLRQQQEAPLIQPFLQGLQQKATITTDPRFQDLFPSPAPGAAESAAPAAPAPAATK, encoded by the coding sequence ATGTTCGCGGGCCTCGCCCTTTTGCTCGCCGCGTCGACCCTCGCGGCCTGTGCCGGCGGCGGCGGATCGATCGCGACCGTCAACGGCCAGCCGATCAGCCGCGCCGATTTCGAACAGAAATTGGAATCGAGTTCCGTCGCGCGCAACGTTTTGCAGCAGATGGTGCAAGAAGCGCTAATCAATCAGTACGCCAAAAACAACAACATCAACGTCACCGACGCCGAAATCAGTCAGCGTGAAGACGAGCTGAAGGCGAACTTCCCCAGCGGTTCGTGGGACGAAATGCTCAAGGCTCGTAACCTGACCGAAGCCGACGTCAAGACGGCGCTGCGCGAGCAGATCATTCTCGATAAGGCGCTCGAGAAAGACGTCACGATTACGCCGGCTCAAGTGAAGCAGTATTTCGACAAGAATCACGCGGCGTTCGACAAGCCCGAACAGGTTGAAGCGCGCCACATTCTCGTGCCGGATCTCGCGACGGCGAACAAAATCGAGGCGCAGCTCAAAGCGGGCAAGAACTTTGCGGATCTCGCGAAGCAGTACTCGACCGATCCGGGCAGCAAGGACAAGGGCGGCGATCTCGGATGGTTCCGCCGCGGTCAGATGGTCCCGGCGTTCGACAAAGTCGCGTTCACGCTTCCCGTCAACGCGATCAGCCAGCCCGTGAAGTCGCCGTTCGGCTATCACATCATCCAAGTCGAAGGGAAGCAGCCGGGGCAAACCGGGACGCTTGCAAACAGCACCGAGCGCATCACCGAAATGCTTCGCCAGCAGCAAGAAGCGCCGCTGATTCAGCCGTTCTTACAAGGCTTGCAGCAGAAAGCAACGATCACCACCGATCCGCGTTTCCAAGACCTCTTCCCCTCGCCCGCACCCGGCGCGGCCGAGAGCGCGGCACCGGCGGCACCCGCACCGGCAGCGACCAAGTAA